The genomic DNA TCGATTGGCCGAGCGCTTGGCAATACGGTATGACTCCCGAGTACACGGTGTTGCCTTGGCCAACGCACGAAACATTGACCTCGTTGGAGCAGGAGTTGCTGTCACCGTTTGGGCTGACGATTCGCGATCTGGGGGATGGGAATTGGTTAGTGACCAGCTTGTACGCACTGGCGCTCTCGTCACGAACGGTCGTTTTCAGCCCCGCTGTTCCTGCAGAAGCGAACCTCTTGGAACGGATTGCGGTAGCGGCCGGCTATGAGTCGGCCGAGACCTTTGCCGGAGTGATCGACCCGGTTTCGCGGCGTCTAATCACGCGGGCACCGCAGTTTTTGCAGACTCAGATTGCGGCGGAACTGTCGGCAAACCGGTAGGACCGCTGCGAGGGCGGTTTTAAGTGGTTTGGAGAACCGATCCGACCGAAGATATGGGCTACCGCACGGCTGCATTTTAAGTCATACTGGGCAACCAAACCCTTTATAAACCGTGCGCGATTATCGGCGGCACAAGCCTCCTCGCTCAGGCGATGGCAGCGCTCCCGAGACCGCGTGAAGTAAAAATACAACGTAAATCAACGTCAGTTTGTTGAGATTAGAGGCACAAGCCAATGGCCAAGAGCAATAAGAAAGCGGACACCATCTTCCTGGTCTGCGAAGAATCGGGCGATTACAACTACAGCATCCGCCGCAAAGGTGGTGGGGAAAAGCTGCGTCTGAAGAAATACTGCCCTCGTTTGCGTAAGCACACTTGGCACAACGAGAAGAAGAAATAGTCTAAAAGTCAGCGGAAGGAAACGCCATGGCCAAGCGGTGGCGTCTGCTGCCTCATGATATGGGCCGGGTTGAGCATCTCATGCGCCAATCCCGGTTGCCCGCGGTGGTCGCCCAAGTGCTGATCCGACGCGGCGTGTTTCAGTCCGAAGACGTTCAGCGGTTTCTCGAGAGCCGCTTGACCATGCTGCGTGACCCCGAGGATCTACCCGGGGTTCCGGCCGCTGCCGACCAGATCCATCAAGCGATCCTCGATCGCAAATCGATTGTGATCTACGGCGATTACGACGCCGATGGAATTACCGGCACGGCGATCCTGTTCAATGGGTTGAAGTTGCTTGGGGCGGACGTCAGCTATTTCGTCCCCAATCGGCTGGAGGATGGATACGGGCTGAATTGCGATTCCCTGCGGAAACTGGCCACCCGCGGCAAGCAGATGGTGATCAGCGTCGATTGCGGGATCGCAAGCCCCGACGAAGCCGATCTGTGCAAGGAGCTGGGCCTGGAGCTGATCGTCACCGATCACCATCAGTTCGGTGAGCGTTTGCCCGACGCCACGCTCGTCCATCCTCGGCTGCCTGGCAGCCATTATCCATTCGCAGGACTCTGCGGGGCGGGAGTGGCTTTCAAGTTAGCTTGGTCGGTTTGTCAGCGGGCCTGCGGCGCCAAGAAGGTTACCGAGCGGTTGCGTTCGTATCTGATGCAGTCATTGGCGGTCGCGGCGATCGGCACCGTTGCCGATGTTGTTCCGATGTTGGATGAGAACCGAATCTTAGTTCATCACGGGCTGCGAAGCCTGCTGTCGAATCCTTCGATCGGGATGCGCGAGCTGCTGAAGATGACCAAGTTGGATCAGAAGTCGGCGCTTTCCAGCGAGGATATCGCTTTTATGCTCGCCCCGCGGCTCAACGCGACCGGCCGTCTGGGGCAAGCTCAGTTGGGCGTCGAACTGCTGACCACCGACAATCCCGTCCGCGCCGCCGCCCTGGCAGAATACATCGACGGGCTCAATGGTAGCCGGCAGACGCTGGAACGGAGTGTCTATCTGGCGGCGGATAAGCAAGCCAAGGATGAATTCGATCCCGAACAGGATCCTGCATTGGTGCTTAGCGGAGTCGATTGGCACAAGGGTGTGATCGGTGTGGTTGCCGGGCGGATCGCAGAGAAGTACGGCCGGCCGACGATCATCCTGTCGCTTGACGGTGCCGCGGGCAAGCCAGCGGTGGGCTCTGCCCGGTCTGGCGGAATGGTCGACTTGCACGCGATGCTTGGAGAGTGCAACGAGCATCTGATCACTTACGGCGGGCACGCCGCAGCGGCGGGCGTCAGCTTGGATGAATCCTCGCTGGATCGTTTCCGCGAAGCGTTCTGCGAAGCGGTTTCGCAAAACGTGCCAAGCGACTATCAGGCCGAGATCAACATCGATGCCGAAGCGTCTTTTAGCCAGTGGAATCTCGAAACGGTTAAGCAGGTCGAGATGTTGGAGCCGTTTGGCGACAGCAATCCGCGGCCGATCTTTTGTGCTTCGGGGGTCTCGCTGAAGGAGCCCGCTCGGAAGATGGGGGGAGGCGACCGGCACCTGACCGTCAACCTCGTGCAGCACAACAGTGCGATGCGAGCTGTTGCGTTTGGAGCGGGTCAGTGGTGCGAGGAGCTGAACGCATTGAACGCTCCGATCGACGTTGCTTATCGCCCGGTAATCAATGAGTTCCGGGGCTACCGGAAGGTCGAGATTCAGATCGTCGATTGGCGACCCGCGGGCCAGCGCGTTTCGGATTGATCGCCTGCTGGCTTGGTGAAGTTCCGAGGCGGGCGTTCTTTTAAAGCGGACGGACCCAGATGTTGCGATAGCGGACGGGGTTGCCGTGGTCTTGCAGCATGATCGATCCGCCCGGTGGATGCTCGCTGTAATTCGAATTCGCTCGGCCGGTAGGGCCTGTCAATTCGCGGTGGTGGTGGAGCAACACGCCGTTGTGGAAGACGGTCACGTAGGCGGGCTTGGTCAGTTTGCCTTCACCGTCGAATTCGGGCATCTCGTAGATCACGTCATACGCTTGCCATTGCCCGGGTGGTAGCGTGGCGTTCACCGCGGGCGGGTACTGCCCGTAAACCGCGCCCGCTTGGCCGTCGGCGTAGGTTCGGTTGTTGTAGGAATCAAGGACTTGGATCTCGAACGCGCCCCAGAGTTTGATCCCGCTGTTGCCACGTCCCTGTCCGTCTCCAGCAACCTTTTCGGGGGAAGCCCATTCGATGTGCAGTTGGCAGCTGCCAACATTTTCAAGGGAGCACAGGTAGCCGGTGCCACGGGTCGCTTCCATGTACCCATCCTTCACGGTCCAGCGGGCGGGGACGTATTGCCCTGGAGCCTTGCGGTCTTGGTGTCCCCAGTGCGATAGGTCGCTTCCGTCAAACAGCACGATTGCGTCGCTGGGGGGCGCGGCGGGGGAGTCGTCGCCCGGCGTGACCGCTCGCGGCCGAGGCCGCAGCAGATCGTGGACGCGCCACGGTTGTCCGGGGATCTTTTGTGTGTCGGTGTAGCCGATCGGCACCATCGACGTGGGGGGCTTCGCAGCCGGCTTTTCGGGGCTGGCATCCGCCTTTGGCTTTTCGGGCTTTGCTGCAGGGGCTTCAGTCTTTGGGTCTTTTGCTTCGTCAGCGGGCTTTTCTTTGGCCGCTTCCTCGGGGGCGTCCTCTTTGTTCGCCGCAGGCTTATCGGCTGGTTCTTTGGCTTCGGATGCGGCAGCCACTTCGGCCGGCTTGTCCTGGGGGGCAGCCTTCTCCTGTCCAATGGCAAGCCCAGCGGAGGCGAAAACGAGGCACAGGCAGGTAATCGAATGATTCATGGAAGCGGTGTCATGGTGCAAAGGGGAATCGCGGCGTGGGGCGCCGCGTTGGAGATGCCTGCAAAGGCTGGCGCTGGAGAGCTGGTGCGTCGAGGCTACTTGCTTTGGATCGCCGCGACAGCTTCCGCAGCTGCTGCGCGGACCATCGAGCTTTCGTCGCTCTCAAGTGCTTTCAGTTGGTCGACCGATCCGGAGGCAGCCTGTCCCAGGGTCCCGAGGCTGCGAGCGGCTTCCAGACGCACGAATTCGTTTTCGTGCTGCAAGGCGCCCGTCAGTAAGGGGACTGCTTGCGCGATCAGCTTGGGGTCGCCAGGTTGCAGCTTCAGCAGCGACCAGGCGGCCGATAGTTGTAGGAAGGGGTCGTCGCAACCCAATCGCTGTGTCAGTTCGGTCAGGACGTTTTTCGCATCCGATCCGATGCTGCCTAGGGCATAACATGCACTGTAGCGGACACGGCGGTTTTCGTTGGAAAGTTCGGCCACCAGGACGTCGCTTGCCGGTTTGGCAGCCGTGCCGATCGCGGCCAGAGCAAACGCGACTTCACGGACTTGTTCCGGATCGTCGCTCGACTTCATCGTTGTGATCAGTTCGGGGACCAGCGGGGCGGCGTCGGGGCCCAAGCGACGTGCCAGTTCGATCGCCAGCGGGCGAAGCGTTTTGTTCGACAGCCCGGT from Rosistilla carotiformis includes the following:
- the rpmG gene encoding 50S ribosomal protein L33: MAKSNKKADTIFLVCEESGDYNYSIRRKGGGEKLRLKKYCPRLRKHTWHNEKKK
- a CDS encoding 3-keto-disaccharide hydrolase, whose product is MNHSITCLCLVFASAGLAIGQEKAAPQDKPAEVAAASEAKEPADKPAANKEDAPEEAAKEKPADEAKDPKTEAPAAKPEKPKADASPEKPAAKPPTSMVPIGYTDTQKIPGQPWRVHDLLRPRPRAVTPGDDSPAAPPSDAIVLFDGSDLSHWGHQDRKAPGQYVPARWTVKDGYMEATRGTGYLCSLENVGSCQLHIEWASPEKVAGDGQGRGNSGIKLWGAFEIQVLDSYNNRTYADGQAGAVYGQYPPAVNATLPPGQWQAYDVIYEMPEFDGEGKLTKPAYVTVFHNGVLLHHHRELTGPTGRANSNYSEHPPGGSIMLQDHGNPVRYRNIWVRPL
- the recJ gene encoding single-stranded-DNA-specific exonuclease RecJ → MAKRWRLLPHDMGRVEHLMRQSRLPAVVAQVLIRRGVFQSEDVQRFLESRLTMLRDPEDLPGVPAAADQIHQAILDRKSIVIYGDYDADGITGTAILFNGLKLLGADVSYFVPNRLEDGYGLNCDSLRKLATRGKQMVISVDCGIASPDEADLCKELGLELIVTDHHQFGERLPDATLVHPRLPGSHYPFAGLCGAGVAFKLAWSVCQRACGAKKVTERLRSYLMQSLAVAAIGTVADVVPMLDENRILVHHGLRSLLSNPSIGMRELLKMTKLDQKSALSSEDIAFMLAPRLNATGRLGQAQLGVELLTTDNPVRAAALAEYIDGLNGSRQTLERSVYLAADKQAKDEFDPEQDPALVLSGVDWHKGVIGVVAGRIAEKYGRPTIILSLDGAAGKPAVGSARSGGMVDLHAMLGECNEHLITYGGHAAAAGVSLDESSLDRFREAFCEAVSQNVPSDYQAEINIDAEASFSQWNLETVKQVEMLEPFGDSNPRPIFCASGVSLKEPARKMGGGDRHLTVNLVQHNSAMRAVAFGAGQWCEELNALNAPIDVAYRPVINEFRGYRKVEIQIVDWRPAGQRVSD